In Streptomyces nojiriensis, the sequence ACAGGCCGGCGAAGACCGCGTGCCGCCGCAACAGGTCGACGCTGCCGGCCAGCGCGGCGTCGAAGGAGATCCAGTGGAGCGTGTCGTAGGACGCGTGGCTGACGTTCCCGAAGGGGATGGAGCTGCCGATCCCGGCGATGATGATCTCGGGGTCGGCCACGTGCCCGGCGCCGAAGGTGACACTGCCGAAGGGCTGCACGCCGACGAGTTCGACGTCGGGGGAGTCCTCCCTGAGGTAGCGGGCGAGGGCCCCGGTGGAGGCGCCCGAGCCGACCCCGCCGACCAGGGTCAGGGCCTTCCCGCCCGTCGAGTGCCGGATCCGCTCGGCCACCGCCCGGTAGCCCAGGTAGTGGATGTCGTCGTGGTACTGCCGCATCCAGTGGTATTCGGGGTGCTCCGCGAGGATCTCGTGGATGCGCTCGACCCGCCGCTTCTGGTCCAGTTTCAGGTCCTCGCAGGGCTCCATCCGCTCCAGCGTCGCCCCGAGCACGGCCAGTTGGGTGCACAGGGTGGCGTCGACGGTCGTCGAGCCGACGATGTGACAGCGCATCCCGTGGCGGTGGCAGGCGAGCGCGAGGGCGTACGCGTAGATCCCGCTGGAGCTGTCCAGCAGGGTGTCCCCGCGCCGCACCACCCCCGTGTCGAGCAGGTGGCGGACCGCGGCGAGGGCGGAGACGACCTTCATGGTCTCAAAGCGCAGGCAGACGAGCCGGTCGTCGAGGCGTATCAGGTCGGGCCGGCCGATGGCCTCCGCGATGTGCTGGTCCACTCGGGAACTCCTTGGTCGTCGGGAGGGGCGGGAAGGTCGTGAAGACGCGGGTGGCGGCGATGCCGTTGCTGTCCAGCGCCCGCACGCAGCCGCGGATGCGGTGGCGCAGGCGCGGGGCCGCCGGGTCGAGGAGCAGACCGGCCACCGCACCGCTGTGCGCGATCTGGACCCCCAGGGCCCCGAGCCGCCGGCCGATGCCGGTGAGCGTGTCGAACTCCGGGTGGCGAAGCCGCTGTTGGCCCCGCCGTGCGCTGGCGCTCGCGACCTGGCCCAGCAGGGCCGCGTCGCCCGTGGCCACGGCCCGGCGCAGCAGGGCGCGCAGCCGCTCGAAGGCGCGTACGTCGCTCTCGTCGTACGCAGGGACCGGCAGGGCGAGGGTGTCCACGGGCGCGCCGCCGCCCAGGGCGCAGCCCACGACGACGAGGGGCGGCAGGCGGGGGCCGAGGACCTCCAGGACGCGCCCCTCGCGCTGGGCGAAGAGCGCCGGGCGGGCGTCGAGCATCAGCGGGTCGCAGGCCAGTTCGGCGCGCACCGCCAGCCGGGCGACGGCAGCGGGCGCCAGCCGCACCCCGTAGGAGTCCGCGACCGCGCGCACGACGGCGATGACATCACTGGTGGAGCTGCCCATGCCGAGGCCCACCGGGATGTCGCCGGTGATCCGCAACTCCCCTCCGCAGGGCGGCTCCCGGCGCCGCGGCGCGCATTCCGCGACGGTGAGGGCCGCCGCGCGGGCGGCCTTCGTACGGTCGCCCGGCAGGACGGTGAGCTGCTCCGGCGGGGTACCGGGCAGCCGGGTGAACTCGGCCCGGCTGCCCATCCCGGTCATCGGCAGGGTGACCAGGCCGGCGCACCGGCGCCCGGTGGCGTCGAGGAAGACGCCCTGGAGGAGCTCGCCGTGGTGGCAGGCGGCCTGCCCGGCGCCACGGCGGGCGGTGGGCACGTTCACGGCTGCCCCGCCGTCCGGTAGCGGTACAGGGTCGTCGGGTCGGCGCTGAACTGGGAGAAGGGGAAGGGCTCCGCGGACAGGGCGGTCACCCCGGAGCCGAGGAAGGCCCGGGCCACCGCGCTGCCGCTCTGCGCGTAGACGACCAGCGGGACGCCCCGGGCGCGGCAGCGGTCGAGGACGGTGTCGAAGGAGCCGTTGCCGAGGGTCATGCCGGTGGCGACGACCGCGTCGGCGTGCTCCAGCACCTCGTGCATGTCGGTGGTGACGGGATCGCCCCACTGGGTGGACCTGAGGTTGAAGTCGCACGCCAGCGGCACGCCGCCCCGCTCGCGGATCGCCGCGACCAGCGGGTTCACCACGCCGATGAGGCCGACCCGGGCGCCCGGGCCGATGTCCAGCAGCCCTGCGATGGCCGCGTCGCGGGCCCGGGCGCGCACTTCGGGGGTGCCTGCGGGGAGGGTGACCGGCTCCGCTCCGGCGTCGCGGTGCGGACGCTGCGCGGACAGGTACGCGTCGAGTGCGGCGATCCGCAGCGGGCGCGGAGCCTCGCGCAGCAGGACGTCGAGCGGGGCGCCCGAGGCGTCGCGGCAGACCGACGGGTCGATCTCGCCGGCCTCGAAGGCACAGCCGCCGAAGGAGTCGCCGAGGCGCACCAGGACGTACTGGTTGAGGTAGGTGGTGTCGCCGCCGGCCAGCCGGGTGCCGTGGTGGATCCAGAACACGCTGGTCGCCACGAGTTCGCTGGGCAGTGGGCCGTGTTCACCGGCCAGTACGGCCGCGATGAGGGCGTCGACGGTCGGCGCGGGTGAGGGTGCGGGCGCGGTGGTCGGGTGGCTCGTCATGACGTTCCTTGTCGGAGTACGGGAAGGGGTTCGGGTGCGGGGGCGGGGGCGGAGGGGAGCGCGGTGGCGCGCAGGGGGCCGCGGTAGGACACCGAGAGCCGCCCCAGGGAGTCGGTGGCCAGTTCGGCGTCGACCTCGAAGATCCGGGCGAGATGCTCGGGGGTGAGGACGGCGGCGGGGGTGCCGGAGGCGATCAGGCGGCCCCGGTGCATGAGCAGCAGCCGGTCGCAGTGGCGGGCGGCCAGGGTGAGGTCGTGCAGGGCGACCAGGACCGTCTGCGGGGTGCCGGCGAGCAGTTCCATCAGTTCCAGCTGGTGTCTGACGTCCAGGTGGTTGGTGGGCTCGTCGAGGAGCAGACCGTACGGTTGCTGGGCGAGCGCGCGGGCGATGTGGGCGCGCTGCCGCTCGCCGCCCGACAGGCCCTTCCAGGAGCGCCCGGCGAGCGCGGTGAGGCCGACGCGGTCCAGCGCGGCGGCGACGACCGCCCGGTCGGTGGCGTCCGGTCCGCGCAGGCTGTCGCGGAAGGGGGTCCGGCCCAGCCCCACGACGTCGGCGACCCGCAGGTCGGTGCCGGGTCCGGAGTCCTGTTCCACGAAGGCGATCCGGCGGGCGATCTTGCGGGCGCTCCAGTCGTGTACCGTCCGGCCGTCGTAGCGCACCGTTCCCGCGTCGGGCGCGCGCAGCCCGGCCAGGCAGCGCAGCAGCGAGGACTTGCCGGAGCCGTTGGGGCCGAGCAGTCCGACCGTCTCGCCCGGCGCGACGTCCAGGTCGACCCCGCGGACGACGGGCGTGCCCGAGGCCGCCCAGCTCAGGCCTTCGGCGGTGATCCTCACAGCTCACCCCTCCTGCGCAGGACGAGGAGGAACAGCGGTACGCCGAGCAGCGCGGTGATCACGCCGACCGGTATCTCGCGCGGCGCGAAGGCGACCCGCGCCAGGGCGTCGGTCCACACCAGGAACACCGCGCCCGCGAGCGCCGCGTGGGGGAGCAGCACCCGGTGCAGCGGACCGGCCAGCAGGCGCACCCCGTGCGGGACGATCAGTCCGACGAACCCGATGGCGCCGACGGTGGCCACCGCCACCGAGGTCAGCACGGCCGTCGCCACGAGCAGCAGCATCCGGGTGCGCCGCACGCCGATCCCCAGCGAGGCGGCGGTGTCCGCGCCGAACGCGAGGCCGTCGAGGGCGTTCGCGCACAGCCAGGCGGCCGCGAGCCCCAGCGGGGTGACGATCGCGCAGACCACGACGGCGTTCCAGCGGGCCGGGGCCATCGAGCCCAGCAGCCAGTGGGTGAGGGCGCGCGTGGTGTCGGCGTCGGCCGAGGCCATCAGGACGAGCGAGGTCAGGGCGGTGAAGAGCTGCCCGACGACCACGCCGGTGAGGACGATGCGGACCGAGTCCAGGCCCGTCCGGTGCAGCAGCGCCACCAGCAGGCCGAAGGAGAGCAGGGCGCCGACGAGGGCGCCGCCGGTGATCCCGAGGGTTCCGGCGGCCGGCCCGGACAGGGGCAGGACGGCCACCGCGACGGCCCCGGCCGAGGCCCCCGAGGACACGCCGAGCAGGTACGGGTCGGCCAGCGCGTTGCGGGTGACGGCCTGCAGCACGGTGCCGCAGACCGCCAGCGAGGCGCCGACCAGGGCCGCCATCAGGACCCGCGGCAGCCGCAGGTCCCAGACCAGCGAGTCCAGCAGCGGCGGCAGCGGTTCGGTGGCCAGGCCCAGCCGGGCCCCGAGCGCCCGGCCGAGGTCGGTCCACCCCACGTCGGCGCTGCCGATACGGGTGCTCGCCGCCACCGAGGCGACCAGGACGAGCACGCCGACGAGGAACAGCCCCGCCCGAGCCGGTGCGCCGGACCGCCCGGCCCGCGGCGGCGCGGACGGCGCGCTCACCCGGACCTCGCGGGCGGCCGGAAGCAGCAGGTCCACCACCCCCACCGCCGGGTCAGCGGACATGTCCGAGGTCCTTCATCCCCGCCGCCAGCAGCCCCAGGGCGTGCACGGACCGTACGGAGGGGTCCAGTTCGATCCCCGGCACCTCGATGATCCTGTTCTCGCGGACCGCCGCCAGCTTGGAGACCACCGGGTCCGCGGCCATCGCGGCGCGCTTCTCGGCGGCGCTGTCGCCGGGCCGGCCGCGCTCGCTCAGGTCACCGATCACGATGAAGTCCGGGTCGCGCCGGGCGACTT encodes:
- a CDS encoding pyridoxal-phosphate dependent enzyme, with protein sequence MDQHIAEAIGRPDLIRLDDRLVCLRFETMKVVSALAAVRHLLDTGVVRRGDTLLDSSSGIYAYALALACHRHGMRCHIVGSTTVDATLCTQLAVLGATLERMEPCEDLKLDQKRRVERIHEILAEHPEYHWMRQYHDDIHYLGYRAVAERIRHSTGGKALTLVGGVGSGASTGALARYLREDSPDVELVGVQPFGSVTFGAGHVADPEIIIAGIGSSIPFGNVSHASYDTLHWISFDAALAGSVDLLRRHAVFAGLSTGAGYLAARWERSRAPERTVLFIAADTGHRYVDSVYARHHEAAAVDSLTPRQVKDRAELALPWSRMDWNRALGEVSPYA
- a CDS encoding GHMP kinase: MNVPTARRGAGQAACHHGELLQGVFLDATGRRCAGLVTLPMTGMGSRAEFTRLPGTPPEQLTVLPGDRTKAARAAALTVAECAPRRREPPCGGELRITGDIPVGLGMGSSTSDVIAVVRAVADSYGVRLAPAAVARLAVRAELACDPLMLDARPALFAQREGRVLEVLGPRLPPLVVVGCALGGGAPVDTLALPVPAYDESDVRAFERLRALLRRAVATGDAALLGQVASASARRGQQRLRHPEFDTLTGIGRRLGALGVQIAHSGAVAGLLLDPAAPRLRHRIRGCVRALDSNGIAATRVFTTFPPLPTTKEFPSGPAHRGGHRPARPDTPRRPARLPAL
- a CDS encoding Rossmann-like domain-containing protein: MTSHPTTAPAPSPAPTVDALIAAVLAGEHGPLPSELVATSVFWIHHGTRLAGGDTTYLNQYVLVRLGDSFGGCAFEAGEIDPSVCRDASGAPLDVLLREAPRPLRIAALDAYLSAQRPHRDAGAEPVTLPAGTPEVRARARDAAIAGLLDIGPGARVGLIGVVNPLVAAIRERGGVPLACDFNLRSTQWGDPVTTDMHEVLEHADAVVATGMTLGNGSFDTVLDRCRARGVPLVVYAQSGSAVARAFLGSGVTALSAEPFPFSQFSADPTTLYRYRTAGQP
- a CDS encoding ABC transporter ATP-binding protein; translated protein: MRITAEGLSWAASGTPVVRGVDLDVAPGETVGLLGPNGSGKSSLLRCLAGLRAPDAGTVRYDGRTVHDWSARKIARRIAFVEQDSGPGTDLRVADVVGLGRTPFRDSLRGPDATDRAVVAAALDRVGLTALAGRSWKGLSGGERQRAHIARALAQQPYGLLLDEPTNHLDVRHQLELMELLAGTPQTVLVALHDLTLAARHCDRLLLMHRGRLIASGTPAAVLTPEHLARIFEVDAELATDSLGRLSVSYRGPLRATALPSAPAPAPEPLPVLRQGTS
- a CDS encoding FecCD family ABC transporter permease; translated protein: MSADPAVGVVDLLLPAAREVRVSAPSAPPRAGRSGAPARAGLFLVGVLVLVASVAASTRIGSADVGWTDLGRALGARLGLATEPLPPLLDSLVWDLRLPRVLMAALVGASLAVCGTVLQAVTRNALADPYLLGVSSGASAGAVAVAVLPLSGPAAGTLGITGGALVGALLSFGLLVALLHRTGLDSVRIVLTGVVVGQLFTALTSLVLMASADADTTRALTHWLLGSMAPARWNAVVVCAIVTPLGLAAAWLCANALDGLAFGADTAASLGIGVRRTRMLLLVATAVLTSVAVATVGAIGFVGLIVPHGVRLLAGPLHRVLLPHAALAGAVFLVWTDALARVAFAPREIPVGVITALLGVPLFLLVLRRRGEL